A genomic window from Pecten maximus chromosome 4, xPecMax1.1, whole genome shotgun sequence includes:
- the LOC117325688 gene encoding uncharacterized protein LOC117325688, protein MTDNAGLPDNVSTMTEVSGLRSPSKSRPLGEVKDNIIYFDEDNQIQRPTNSSREGRRRRAERYSIRRMKEMRESLRQAALINIVAAVNEGCDEITTPRKSQSSVDPFTNTMAVLSNLVLNKDRTISIPKQQVFKEAPQKFSIKKPLFYKNSADEPSQEDDDDDEVEQRKRNISLSRTRSSLGDTPPTTAKAENISISVPLQQINEESKEEAPDKEWIDSPAKVRIARSWTPRRRFVSLNKRNDTRITTSIAKCDAVDIYESTDTLNGNYVTNSVPPQHRPNSSSDLNIYRAKSLPSIFPVKRRKSCALQDSPQILTNNEKVKVTAPFKPPVQKTVRENNIAADNPILSKNIQKLSLGSTVSGSSRKPDSKPSSGGFTFPEEQTENLPCLQQVDPTMSLECRSLTMTSQMMGGSTKNRRISTNTPAFRIPEHVLTNERDMMREIDNQFEELQKRISRKILNWSDRKTGPPSANQQDIVVSGYNVLGKDTGIKSSLSSAQSRGTNNSMRGLKRVKFVDEETSGYDDGRSAISSSVFWDDNERAAIRAQGVANKMHEPVRPIKPMSTNELIRLKKRLMPGHYNTANKHAKYNILDNNSIRISGMRSRQSTSTATSFTSSQSDRRSLVSETDLASFDGFVEFSGREPDATNRNSSKVPKSFGMSSFYPDSQSLYVGRGEYGMDETTDTEDDDGDDDDDDDIENIRLGDESFRVLKAIDLGTLSGYQNRRFKKPSIKETATTQHYVKIKMK, encoded by the coding sequence ATGACAGACAACGCCGGATTGCCGGATAACGTCAGCACAATGACTGAGGTTTCGGGATTAAGAAGCCCTTCGAAATCTCGGCCTCTCGGAGAAGTCAAAGACAATATCATTTACTTTGACGAAGACAACCAGATACAACGGCCTACGAACTCGTCCCGGGAGGGACGCCGTCGGCGCGCCGAAAGGTACAGCATTCGGCGGATGAAGGAAATGCGCGAGAGTCTTCGTCAGGCAGCTTTGATCAACATTGTGGCAGCAGTCAACGAGGGGTGTGACGAAATCACTACGCCAAGGAAATCTCAATCATCTGTAGACCCGTTCACGAACACAATGGCCGTTCTGTCGAACCTTGTGTTAAATAAGGACAGAACTATATCTATTCCTAAGCAACAAGTGTTCAAGGAGGCTCCACAAAAATTCTCCATCAAGAAACCACTCTTTTATAAAAATTCTGCGGACGAACCTTCTCaagaagatgatgatgatgatgaggtgGAGCAAAGGAAGAGGAACATTTCCTTGTCCCGGACACGTAGTTCTTTGGGAGATACCCCGCCAACAACTGCCAAGGCAGAGAACATCTCTATATCCGTACCCCTTCAACAGATCAACGAGGAGAGTAAGGAGGAGGCCCCGGACAAGGAATGGATAGATAGTCCGGCCAAGGTGAGAATAGCGAGGTCATGGACTCCACGACGGCGCTTTGTGTCGCTCAACAAACGTAACGACACGCGGATCACTACAAGTATTGCAAAGTGTGATGCTGTAGATATTTACGAGTCTACCGATACATTAAATGGGAACTACGTCACAAATAGTGTACCTCCTCAACACCGTCCTAACTCGTCTAGTGACCTCAATATATACCGTGCTAAATCGCTTCCGTCAATATTTCCAGTGAAAAGACGAAAATCGTGCGCGTTGCAGGATTCTCCTCAGATACTGACAAACAATGAAAAGGTGAAGGTCACCGCTCCGTTCAAACCACCGGTACAAAAGACTGTAAGGGAAAACAATATAGCAGCTGACAACCCTATATTGTCTAAGAATATACAAAAATTGTCACTCGGGTCAACTGTTAGTGGTAGTAGTAGAAAGCCGGACAGTAAACCGAGCAGTGGAGGGTTCACGTTTCCAGAGGAACAGACGGAAAATCTACCTTGTCTTCAACAAGTAGACCCAACAATGTCACTGGAGTGTCGGTCTCttacaatgacgtcacagatgATGGGCGGAAGTACAAAAAATAGGAGGATAAGTACAAACACACCAGCTTTTAGGATACCAGAACACGTGCTTACAAACGAACGTGACATGATGCGAGAAATAGACAATCAGTTCGAGGAATTACAAAAACGGATATCTAGGAAGATTCTAAATTGGAGCGACAGAAAAACTGGACCGCCCTCCGCGAACCAACAAGATATAGTTGTGTCGGGGTACAATGTGCTCGGTAAGGACACTGGTATAAAGTCTAGTCTGAGTAGTGCCCAGAGCCGGGGAACTAATAACTCCATGAGGGGACTCAAACGGGTCAAGTTCGTGGACGAAGAAACAAGCGGGTACGACGATGGCCGGAGCGCGATCAGTAGCTCGGTATTCTGGGACGATAATGAGAGAGCTGCTATTAGAGCACAGGGCGTGGCTAATAAGATGCACGAGCCAGTCCGCCCAATAAAACCCATGTCGACGAACGAACTTATACGTTTGAAGAAACGACTAATGCCGGGTCATTACAACACGGCAAACAAACATGCCAAGTACAACATTCTGGACAATAATAGCATTCGCATTTCGGGCATGCGCTCTCGTCAAAGCACTTCGACTGCTACCAGTTTTACCTCTTCTCAATCCGACCGGCGCTCGCTAGTGTCCGAAACGGACCTGGCTAGTTTTGACGGATTCGTGGAGTTCAGTGGCCGGGAGCCCGATGCTACAAACCGGAACAGTTCCAAAGTCCCAAAAAGTTTCGGTATGTCCTCATTTTATCCAGACTCCCAAAGTCTGTACGTAGGTAGAGGAGAATATGGCATGGACGAGACGACAGACACAGAAGACGATGATGgcgatgatgatgacgacgatgacATAGAAAATATACGGTTGGGAGACGAGAGCTTTCGTGTTTTAAAAGCTATTGATTTAGGGACTCTATCTGGCTATCAAAATAGACGTTTTAAAAAACCAAGCATTAAAGAAACAGCTACAACTCAGCACTATgtgaaaatcaaaatgaaatga